The genomic stretch TCAGTGTGGAGGTCCACAGCGGTGGTTGATGGCGGCTCGGGCTTGAAGATGAACAGTGCGTTCCTCATCCCGGTGCCAAAGAGCCAGTCGTGCGCGTCCCAGTACACCTGCACCTTGAGGTGGTTGATGGAGATGCACTCGTTGCCTCTGAACTTCCACTGCAGGTGCCTGACGAGGACGTTGACGGAGCCGTCGATCTTGATGACCATGTCGACGtcgacgccgacgccggcgccgctgaggttgctgctgctgcactcGATGCTGATGTCGTGCAGCTTGCCCCTGTCGTGGAACCTGGCCTTTGTGAGGAACCGCTTCTTGCTGAAGACGTGCTCCTTCTTGCACACCAGGACGGCGTCCCGCAGCGACGGCCGCGACCCGGTCCGCCGGAACGCTTCCTTCTTGAGGTTgccgaggaggaggacgacctCGTCGTCCGACACCACGGCGACGTAGTAGTCGGACAGCGGCTCGGGCTCGTCGGAGTACCTCGCGCTCCGGAGGTCCCAGACGACGTCGACGGCCCTGCCGTCGACGTGGAACTGCTTGGCGCCGTACTTGCGCCAGAAGTGCCACGGCTGCATCTCCACCTTGCAGGCAGTGCTGCAGCCCTGCTTGGaggccgcgccgccgccaccgtcggCGTCGCTCCactccctgctgctgctgctgctgctgctgccgccaccGCTCTTGTCCTTGCCGCCGCCCGCCGACCCTTCGATGGACACGGTCAGGCCGTGGGTGAGCAGGTTCCTGCACCACGTCACAGTCACCAGGCGGTCCTGTCCGGCGATCCCCGCGCGGTAGACCAGCGTCGCCGCGCTCTGCCCGGACCTGGTGGCCGCCGCGGACGCCGGGACGTCCGGGAGCTTCTCCCCCGCCGAGAAACACGAAGGGACCGAGAACAAGTCCTGCATCATGTCGATGCTGTGGCTGGCTTTTGGTTTTGGTGGTGGAACACAATGCGATCCTagctatctatctatatatctatCTGATCGATCAAGGTATATATGCACCTGACCGGACCCTGAGAGTGAGGTCGACAAGGTGGCTGAAGGAAGACGAAGGCAAGCTTGATAATTGCTATACATATAGCCTAGGCCGGGATAGGGGCGAGCTGCCATGTAATAAGGCTATCCtgaagtttcatgacacagtttgcAACACATCCATATTTTGCAAACAGTGCATAgaagttttatggggatgaaactctccctacttccatgaaactcttatcatctctcttcattaatatagcgccacatcagcatatttaatgtgcatgaaactccAATGAAacaccattgagactggcctaagccaTGCAAAGTTATGGGAGTTGGGCGAGGGGATGGATGAGGCGAGGCGACCATGGGTTAGCAAACCGAGCTGGAAAGTTGGGGAGGCCAAGAAAGTGAGGTGTACATGAAAGCGAGTGGATGGGAGGGAACAAACAACCCTGCTCGTCAGCCTAGCCAGCCTCATGGGGTGTTGCGTTGTTGGTGTTTAAAAACCGGAGGAACCTTCTCCGCTTGCTTGCGTCGCGTCGAATAAATGCCACATCTTTCAGGGACCAGACCAACCTTGGTTTCCCTGAAATCTTTCAGCTGCCAATACGTATTATTCTAGTACTATTTGTATAGGAATTTCTACTGCCACTCGTTCATCCATATGGACAGGAGAGGCCCCAGAGGAAAATAGGTCTCGGCATGAGCCATGAGGCCATGAGCTATCGGCAGCAGCATTGGAGTTGGATCTCTCGGGGGCCCTTGAGGTCTCGGCAGCGGCATGTGGGTGGCATGTGGAGATGAGAGCCACAGGAGCAGATTTCTCGGTTTTCAGGCAGGGGAGTATTAACCCGTATCGTGCCCATTGCCCAACGATGTGTGCAGACAGAGGCAGGGGAGTGGAATGCACTAGGCAACTGGAGACAGTGACGAGTCTTTGGATGAAGTGTACTCCTAGTCCTACGCTGCAACTACTTGAGGAGTCGCCtgactgttctgttggggagaaAAGGAGATGCTGGACGGGTCCTTGTACTCGGACAAAAGAGTGGTCAATGCATGGTGGCTTTGTAGGCTGCATGCTGGTGCTCtgactgatgagagggcatctTCATCTACCTGCACGTATACAATGCAATCTTAAAAAGAAGAGGGTACGTCCCTGAGCTCTTCTTTGGTCCCTGGATAAAACCTGTAGACTTTCCTCTGTCGACGTCGTCCTCGCTGTCTAGCCATCTTACAAAGAATAAcgataacttttttttttgaaagcagAATAACGATAACTTCAATGATTTAAAGTTTGATTATAGATTTATcatttatataataaataagACACTAACATTTATCAATATAAACAAGCATAGTTAGACTCGTCATGAAATGACTTTTTATGGTATAAtatatctgtttagagacatacTTCCAATGTGCCGCTATAATTGTTGGTGTGGCAGTGCATTTAAATGTCTATGTCCACAGCACGCGCAACTAGTAACAAGCTAAAACGACAATTATAGCGGGATAGAGCGAGTACATGTTAATAACATTTTGCTATAACTTTGCTCCATTATTAAAAAGATAAGTCACCCGACATAGAATTGCATGGATGGAGTTAGCATGTGATTGGACAGAAAAATACTGCTGGTTAATTTATATGGCTGATAAGCCTAATCGAACAAGTGGCTGCCTCGTTGTGCCAGGCTTCTGGGGATGGACGGATGGTGACTGGGTGCAGTGATGACGGCGACGTGTGAGTTGAGAGATTCAATGTGGAACTGATCAAAGCATTTGGTGGCGAGTGACGGCGGATTCAATTGCTCCTGAATTAAGCACCATCTGCCTCTTTCCCGTCTTCCGTGTTGGAATGGACCAGCAGCCAAAGGCCGATCCCCCATTGCATGCTTGTCGCTTGTTTATCGTTTGACTCGGAACCGGCCAAGATGAGCAAGTCTCAGCCTGGTGTTGGTGTTGATCGAGGAggttttgagaaaaaaaaaaaagaattgttcAAGAGTAGTTTCAGGAGGTCCTGACTTGGTAATGCCGTAGTAGTAAGAGGATCAGAGAGTCGCTGAGTTCCTGTGAGACCAGATCACAGGCGTTTCCTCCTGCAGCCGTTTGACCGTACTGAGTATTGATGCCACGTATCACTGACTTACATTCAGTCAATCTGCTACTACTCAGTTTGCACTTGTTTTACTAGCACACAAGTCAGAACATTATTACCAGGGCAAAAGTTTTGAAATTACAGTTTGAAAGCGATTTCACTTACGATTTGCGAACAGGGCTACACATTGACTAGTCTCAACAATCAACATCCACATGTCGAGGCATGAATTTGGTTGGCGCATGCTGGCTGGCATGCTACAACACTTGAATTGGGTTTGCTGTTAGGGTGCCGGCCGGTCTGCCTACGATATGTAGCCGATCTGCTGCAGAACCCTTTTGCTGAgcacggccggccggccgaacGGCTGCGAACAGCTCCAGATCGGAGTCGTTGGAGAAGATAGAGATGGCCAGCGCGCGCTCACGAGCGCTGCTCGATCCGCTGTCCGAGCTCTCGCTCTGGCCTCTGGCTCCCGCTCCCCGGCAGGTTAGGCGGAAGCGAACCGGACGAAGCAGTGAACCACCATGCCGTGGCACGTGCAGTggccgtgcgtgcgtgcgtgccacGGACGGCCGGTGCCGGTACGAGTGCTAGCTCGATCGCGCGCCGACCCGGCGCGTTAGTTCGTCGCAGTTGGCATGGAAGGAACCACGGAAAAGGGTTCCCGTTCGTGCGTGGCGCAGCCGATTGTGGCAACCCACACTTACCGGCCATCGACCCATGGATGTCGGATCACGTGTGTGTATCTACAGAGGGAGCCAGGCCAGGGAGGCACGAATCGGTGTTGCCATACCTCGGTGTGTGTATTCGTGCACGAGTGGCACGTACCGGCCTGCCATTCTGTTCCGTGCGGTGGATTGCATTCAGGAATGCTAAACAACATCTATGTGTTTTTTTATATTCCAACACACGAACTTTTCTGTGTCTATAACTTTGGAGCCTGCACATGAATTTGTGATTGTGCTTTCGTAGAAAAAAGTTATGATCTATtcttttatagaaaaaaattgtTTCTTTTAATTTATAATCTGTGATCTATGACGAGAGAAGAAAAAAGCTTGGAGGAAGAAGAAAGCTAGAGGCTATTGGATCTTTATCCTATGGCTAAAAAAATTCATGTGTTAGAATGCTGACCACGAATctcaatatgaattgtgtggtCCACATTGTAATGGTATGTGTCCTTAGGAGCAAAATTTACTTTACCGGTCATGGGAATCACTTGTTGCAGCACACGAGCGGATTGGATATGTTCGCTTTTGTGGCGACGGGTGCCACACAAATATCAAATTAATAACATATCAGTAAGATGAATAAATGGAAACTTTGTGCTTAAAGAAAATGACACATGAACATGACGTCCAAATAATCTTTTTTAgatgaaataataattatattaaaatataactagGTACATATCGTATTACAAGCACTCCGGTATAGAATAGGTATACTTAGAAACTGTACTTCACCTTTGCACCCGTGCTTTGTATAGCTCTAAATAATCTTTTGCCACATCTTATTCCCAAAATCAATATTAAGTATCTAAACAAGACTTCTTGTTGGTTCTATATTTATTAGAAAGAACTACTCGCTAACCAAAACTTCATATTAGTTCCATCTTGATTAGAGATGATATAAAAGTGGCTCAATGATTATGAAGGTACATTGAGACTTTACAACTTAAATGGTTGAGGATTAAATAAATGCTACATGACTATAAAACAAGTTTACTCAATATATAGCCACAAGCCATAAAATAAATCATATAAAGCCTATTAAGTCTCTAGAAATAATTAACTTAACATAGATCACTATATAAACACATGATCATTATTCACTTAATTGCATACATGTAAAGAAGATAATATTAACTTATTATACTGACTAGATAGTTATCATTTGTCTTAATTAATCCTAAAATATCCTTAAACATTATTCATGGCTTTAGAAATACCCAAAAGCCATATTTATGCCCAAGGATGAACCTTATATATATGGCTTAGAATAATTTATTAGTGGTTAACAAAGTTGTGACTATCAATAGCTATAAACAACATTAGTCAGCATACATCATGAAAAATCACATAAATTTAAAACCCATCACTAAATTGAACCACATAAATTAAAAACACATCACTTCAATTATGTGTGAATCCTTGTCAGTTCTAACCAAAATCCTAGTCTACTAATTGAGATAATTGGAACATCAATTAGGTTGTACATGTGACTAATTTTGACTAACAGAGGCACAATTACCCTTAGTGATGAATGACTAGCACTAACATAGGGAAAATAAATCTAAAAAGAACATTAGGGATCATGAATTAGCTAGGCTAATCTTGCTCTGGTTCCCAGATTTTAATTTTAATGTTTAATTAAGATTGTGATTATATTATTCTAAGCCATCAACACCTAATATAGCCCATATTTGGAGTTGccgaggatgatgatgatatccTTTGTGGGTGTGCTGCTCATGACGTCGAGCTTGCTCGATGCAGATAGGAGTTAGAGATTTGGTTAAGACTTAATTAACTAGCTTCTATGGAGAATGAGATTCTTCTCTTATAGAATCAAGATGACTTAGGAACTTTTTTTTGATGAAACAATATGGCCTGGGACCTTGGCCGTTTGATAGTTGATTTAGTTGATGAAATTTTTTGGTCCAATTACAAGTGTACACATGTGTTTAGTGGTGGAGCCAAAAGTTTTATGAAACCTGGGCATACCGTTATACTAATACTAAGAACATAAACATAACATAAAATTATAAGCGGGGTTAAGTGCTAAGTGAGCAGTGACTTGTTGCTTAAGTTTAAGCGTGTTTAAGCGTTCCTAATCCCTTAACAATTTTATGATGTAGTAGACATTAAAAGTTTGATCTTAAACCAAATAAACAGGGAAGAGAGTGAAGAGCAACTGAGAAAGAGAAAATAAGACATAAGTCCTTCTATAAATTTATAATTTCCTCTACTGAAGTTTGTATTTTAAAAAATGTTTTTAAAAAAACCATTATGTCATAATATTATGTATTGGGCTCTGGAGACTAGTAtaatctctaatatatattattctaaatatatagatattaattatatatagaTGCTAATTTGTCAAAAGAtgttagaaaaaaaagaagttactcaaaaaaaagaaaagaaaaagaaagaaaaaagaattatATGGGCTTTTATGTAGTGGCCCATCAACCCACGCCCCGCCGGCTCCTTGCAGCGCAGCGCCGACGCTCCATCTTCCTCGCAGTGCCGCTCAGGCTCGGTCCTCCCTCAGCGCAGATCTTCTGCTCCTTCATCTACTCGCGCTCAGTGGCGCTCAGGCTCGGTCCCAGGGTCGGATCTTCCGCGCGTCGGCGGCGTCCAGCGACGGAGGGGCAGTCCCAggctcggcgtcggcgtcggcggctccccctcccgcctctcgccagtcgcctcgcgccctcgcctccgtcctccgcgcaccggccggcgaccctgcgtacgcacctccctctcccttcccgcctctgctgtaccgtgggagcccggccagctgcccagggtggccgggccttggctccgccGGTGCCCATGTCCTTTTACTGCGACCGTCCCTACCTGATTTCAAACTGTGGGTTTGGAACAAGCATGTGGTTGAATGGTTTGCATTGTAATGCCTTTAACCTACTTTGATGATTGAAAATGGAACTATGCCGCAAAGTCAGTTCTTTGCTAGTATATCTAGAGAAGGGCATACTATATTTACCGTAGGGTTCATATCTGTGTGTCATATCTTCTTTTCTCAATATGCTACTTCCATGCTAGGAGCTCTGACTTATTTGCCTTCTATAAATATAATATAACACAGCCAAAAAGCTTCAGCTGTGACAGTGCCGGTACAATTCTGCCAACAAGTTCCTTTGCTACAAAAAGATAACACTCACATCTCTCATGGCAAAGCCTGGAATTTTAGGCCGCAGGTATGTTCATTGCTTAGAGTTTATGTATTGTTCTTCTGTCTAGCAACAAGAGAATGTTTTTTAGGTGCCCATTCATACAAATCCCTATTCGATCTCAATCTTCAGCAGCGCACAGAAATCAAATGAGGGCATGCGAATCATATTCTCAGCAGTTGTTGGTGTTATGCTAGGGTACTTGTTTGGCATTTCCTTCCCCACAGTTAATATAACAAAGGTAAAATGGACCATTTCCTTCTCTTGCCTTCTTCTGCAACAAGCTCTGCATAGAGGGAAAACATCTTGACGGCTGCATTTTGCAGCTTCACTTCCCTTCTAGCATTATCTCCTATATTGAGGACAGAAACTCTGGCATCACAACCCAAACATTATTGAATCATGCATGGACATCTGCAGCTACTCATAAGAAGAACAATTCAGCTTCTAACTCTGATGAAATTCCTAAGGTACCTTGCCTGGCTTAATGGCTTGTAGTTCCAGTGGTCACTATGCACTGGCACTAGTTTTGTGAGTTATGTCCTGCTTTTGCTATTGTTTCTATGTATATGTATTGTGGTCAATGTCTTCTAGACCAGTAGTTTTACTTGTGTATTTCTGATGCATAGTGTGTAAGTATGAAGTTCTAGAATTCACATGAATGCTTTAAACCTAGGAATTATGCCTACATTGTCCTTCACTTGTTAGCGCGGTTCAATTTATATCCTTTATGaagtatatgaaataatgaactgAAGGGGTGGTTTCTTATATATGAAAACTGCATTTTCATTTCTGTACCTTTATTTTTTCTGTGTAATTATCACAATAATTTCAGATTTATGTTCCAACAAACCCTAAAGGTGCTGAAAGGCTTCCACCAGGCATTGTAGTGTCTGAAACTGACCTTTATCTCCGGAGATTGTGGGGTGAACCTAGTGAGGTTGGTTTCTATAGTTGATACTTTTTTCCAGTATTATATCAAATGATGCCCTCAAACGGAGTTGTTTATTTTGTTGTTCAATATCTGAAATATAGTATACCACCAGGATCTTACTAGCAAACCAAGATACCTTGTTACATTTACAGTTGGATACGCTCAAAAGGCAAACATTGATGCAGCAGTGAGAAAGGTAAGACATCTAACATGCTTAAAATGTGTGAGGAATGAATACTGCAACTGATGCTGTTCAATTGATAATGCATCCTCATGAAGTAGTCAGTAGTCACTGTGTTCAAATATGAAAAGATTGTAAACTTTTTCAGATTTATATGTCTTCTCTACAGTTTTCAGAGAACTTCACAATTATGTTGTTCCATTATGATGATCGGATAACTGAGTGGGATGAATTTGAGTGGTCAAAAAGGGCCATCCATGTGAGTGTCAGAAAGCAGACTAAATGGTAAGTTGTGCTTTTATGTGTTTGCCACACATTTGGTCATCAAAGgtttaaaacttacttctcgTTTACCCAAGGTGGTACGCCAAGCGATTTCTACATCCTGACATTGTTGCCCGTTATGACTACATATTTATCTGGGATGAAGATCTCGGTGTTGAACATTTTAATGCAGAGGCGTAAGCAGCAGCTCATCCTTGTTAGTTTTTTTAATGGTGTTCCCTTCAGAAAGTTAATCTCAAAGCATTTTCTTCAGGTACATTGGACTTGTTAGGAAGCATGGGCTTGAGATCTCTCAGCCTGGTTTGGAGCCTGATAAAGGTCTGACATGGCAAATGACTAAACGAATAGGTGATCAGGAAGTCCACAAGTGAGCTCCTGAATCTATATTGCTTTTCTAATGTTTAGTAGCGGGACATCCCTATATTGGTTTCTGGAATGATATTTCGCTTTTTCAGAGTAACTGAGGAGAGGCCTGGCTGGTGTAGCGACCCCCATCTTCCACCATGTGCAGCGTAGGAGTGCAATAATTTATTAGATTATTTGCTTGTCGAAATTTCTGTTTTTTCACATTGAATTTGCTATGCAGATTTGTTGAAATTATGGCAACTGTGTTCTCAAGGGATGCATGGCGCTGTGTATGGCATATGATTCAGGTGGAGTGGTGTTACCTACTGTTCTCTTAGCTTCATTTGAAGTATGTATTCTTATAAATTGTTTTCTGCAGAACGACTTGGTCCATGGATGGGGTCTTGATTTTGCTCTTAGGAAATGTGTGGAGGTATACTGATTATCGATGTTACTCTGATGAAGTGAATTCTACATGAATACTATCTTGCATAGTTGCAGGATACCTTGGATTGCTTGTTGCGTAGAATGGGTATTTTTTTACTTCAGTTCTTTTGGGGATCATGGAGTGGCCAGGCGTGATATATCGTTGGGGTCTTGGGGATGATTAGAAAAGGATGGGAGTTAAGTTGGGTAGACAGGTAGTAGAGATGAGATGATGTGTGGTAAGGTATAGTAGATAAATAGAAGCTGGTTTCAATTTCAGATGTGGTGGGACTCATGGAGAGAGAATTTCATTGCCACATTCTTGACTAATGCACATATACAGATATTCCATTATACCAAGCAGGCTAATACCATCCACAACCTGAGTTTCCCCCTCTTTACATGCTATCCACAATCAGTCATGTTTTACTGATCCAGCATTCTTTTATTTGATCTTATATTAAACAGCCAGCCCATGAGAAAATTGGAGTCGTTGATTCCCAGTGGATTGTTCATCAAGTCGTCCCATCGCTTGGTAACCAGGTATGCCAGACTATTAATATCACCTCATTTTGTGCATGGTACAAAGATACAGTGAATTCTGATCCTGTAGCATCCATTCCTGTCAGGGCAAGGCGGAGAATGGAAAAGCGCCATGGGAAGGGGTAAGTTAACTAACAATTACTAACTTTACTTATTTTGCAGTTCTCGAACTGTTTGCCGTGGGAATGCATAAAGGATTTTATCTTTCTGTTTTGTCTGTTCCAGGTTAGAGCACGCTGTCGTAAAGAATGGGGGATATTTCAAACAAGGTTGACAGatgctgagaaagcatattACTTGGCGCAAGGGATCACACCACCAAAATCGACAGTAACTTAGATACATGGCTGCATACAGGCACCTCGCGAGTCATATGGCAAGGTTTGTGCTTTGTGAACCTGGCGCCTGCCTGTCCGACAAGTAACTGACTCTGTAGAGATGCAGCACCAAGGCCAGATTTGTACAGGATCAATCTCCTTTCTACTCTTAGTCTTTCACTTGGTTTTTTCTCTGTACCAGAGTAGCTCTTGTGTAAGTAGCTAGCACAATTTCGGAGATACTTTTTGTCTTATTGGCCAAATGCAGTATCGATACTGTCATTTCTTTTTCTTGTTTTAACATACAAATGATTGCGTTGGATCAGCTCTTGTGCATTCAGTACCTTATTTTCATGCTCTAGCCAGATATCTGAATGACAGAACCCTGAAACATTGCTTAGCCAGATTGCCCAGATATGTTTGTCCTGCCAAGGCAGTATGTAGTCATCTCTGTGGTCTATTAGAGATTCTATGTTTCTTCCAGTAGAAAGTAATAGAGTTGAGAACATTTTTTTTGTGTCCATTAGTTTGTGCAAATTTACATTATCTAATATGTAAGGGCCGTTTAGTTCTCAACAAATTACGGTGCTAAAGATTTGCTATGGATCTAACCACCTCAGCCTAAAGTCAGAATACCAAAAATTTAGCAGTAAAAAACTTAGTGGCATAGCGAAAGCATCGAAACAGCCCCTGTCCCTAAATCTAGTGTGCTAGCTAATGCCGTACTATGCTTTGCTTTGAGCAGTGTGCATGACTGATCTATGTGGACAACTAAACATGGATAAACTACACAAGTCTGAATATAAGCTCGTCTGGGATGGATTCTCATGGATCCAGCTCTCACTGACACTACTACTGTAGACGAAATCCTTTTTCTTCTCTCACACTGACACGCAAGAGCCGCTCGAGCCAAAATTTTTAGCTTTATTACTTACTCCTATTAGCTCTAGTGAACAGTAGCACATAGTAAAAGTTACAATGGGAGGCGGAGCTGCCTGAATCTCTATCAAAGAGGGCCTAAATAGGATAATAGTACAACCAAGCATGCCCACAACAAATCAGCTATCGGTCTTTCATCATCATGCATTATTATCCCAAGGTGGCATATTTAGTACATCTTATTTTCAGATATTTCGATTGTttagcttctttttttttttgtgcatCAGCAACCACAAGATCCACCAAGTAGCGGCATATATAGGCCTGTCTATATATACGACACGGCATACGAATATACGTAGGTGCACGTACGCGCAGCTGGATCAGAGCAGAGCGTATGCCTACGCGCCATAGCGAAGGAGGTGGCGGTTCTTGATCGGGGAGCACGTGGCgtagccgctgccgccgccgccgccgctgccgcccgtGTACTGGACGCTGCTCTGGTACGACTCATAGCGGCGACCGCCGCCGAGCTCCTCGCGGGTCTCGTACGACTCGTAGCGGCGCACGCCGCCGAGGTTGCCAGCCCCGTGATGCTTCTCCTGCTTGTACGCCCCGTAGCTGTGCTGCACGCCGCCGCGCGGCGGGAACGCCTCGTCGCAGTCACTCTCGTCGCTCTCGCTCTCAGTCTCGCTCTCGTACACGTCCTGCATGTAGCCGTGGTGCTTctgaacggcggcggcgccaccaccgTAGTGAGCGCCGTACCCTCCTGCGCCAGCGCCAGTTCCACCGTACGCCTCCTGGTACTGGTAGCCGGTCTTCTTCACTTTGCCACcggcggtggctccgccgtacgCATCTTTCTGCTGGTAGCCGTACTGCTGCACGGCGCCACCGCCGGCACCGCCGTAGTGAgcgccgtatcctccagcgtcgCTCCTGCCGTACGCCTCCTGGTACTGGTAGCCGTTCTTCTTCACTTtgccaccggcggcggcgccgtacCCGTACGCATCTTTCTGGTAgccgtgctgctgctgcacgccgccaccgccgcagtGAGCGCCGTACCCCGCCCCTGCTGCGTCGACGGCGGCTTCCCCGTACCCGTACATCTTCTGCTGGGAGCCGTTCATCTTACTAGCGGCGTCCTTGTGCTTGTAGGCCTGCTGCTGCACGGCGGCACCGACGGCGCCGCCGTACGCCGCCTGCTGGTCGTAGGCGTACGTCTGCACGGCGGCACCGGCACCACCGTGGTGCGCGCCGTAGCCGGCGTTGCTCTCCCCGCACGCCTCCTGCGTGTAGCTGTAGCCTCCTTGCTTCTTCacaccgccgccggcgccgtagTGGGCGCCGCCGTACCCTGCAGCAGCCTCGGTGTCCCCGTACGCCTCCTGCTTGTAGTTGTAGCCTTGCTTCATCCCGCCGGCGCCGTAGTGGGCGCCGCCGTACCCTGCTGCACCCTCGGTCTCCCCGTACGCCTCCTGCTTGTAGCCGTAGCCCTGCTGCTTCTTCaaggcggcggcgccaccgccgTAGTGGGCGCCGTACTCCGCGTCGATTACTTCGCCGTACTTCTCCTCCTTGTACTCGTCGTGCTTCTTCACGGCGGCAGCGCCGTACctctcctccttctcctccttGAAGGAGTGCTTCTGCACGGCCACGGCGCCGTTGTACGCTTCGTCGTGCTCCTCGAACGCCTCCACCTTGCAGGCCTGCTTCTgcacgtcgccgccgccgccgtagcaGCTGGGCTTGTCGTTGACGGTCATGCGGTTGATCTCCGTGACGACGGTGGTCACGGACTCGGTGTTCTGCCGGTTGTAGTTCATCTGGGGCTTGCTGTTGCCGTAACCATAGCCGTAGCCGTAGCCGTAGCCACCGTAGCCATTGCCACACTTCACAAGCGAATCCATGCTCACTCACAGTaggagcttttttttttttttttttgggttcaAGTGCAGCTCTCTGCTTACTCTGGCTGGTGGCTGCGCCTTGGCTTTGTCTTCGTATGGAGGATCGGTGATTGGCCTGCTTTATAGGCGCCGTGGGCCGTGGCGAGAATTAGAGAGAGGCTGGGAGCATCTGTGCCCGATAGACACCTCTTGCCTCTTGCTCTCGATAGTATGGTATGGTGGTGGTGCAAGGTCGGCAAGCAATGGATATGTGCTCGATCTGTTAGTTGCTAGCTTTATATCTAAACTGGCATCTTGAAATTGTTCGATCGAACCAGACAAAGCTGCGTGCCTGTGTGAATCTTTCGATTTCTATAAACCAAAGAAATATATATAGAGCATAAAGTACTGTTGGTTGATTTGTTGCAAGaggaaaaatactgctgaatgcCTG from Sorghum bicolor cultivar BTx623 chromosome 3, Sorghum_bicolor_NCBIv3, whole genome shotgun sequence encodes the following:
- the LOC8078712 gene encoding uncharacterized protein LOC8078712 translates to MMQDLFSVPSCFSAGEKLPDVPASAAATRSGQSAATLVYRAGIAGQDRLVTVTWCRNLLTHGLTVSIEGSAGGGKDKSGGGSSSSSSSREWSDADGGGGAASKQGCSTACKVEMQPWHFWRKYGAKQFHVDGRAVDVVWDLRSARYSDEPEPLSDYYVAVVSDDEVVLLLGNLKKEAFRRTGSRPSLRDAVLVCKKEHVFSKKRFLTKARFHDRGKLHDISIECSSSNLSGAGVGVDVDMVIKIDGSVNVLVRHLQWKFRGNECISINHLKVQVYWDAHDWLFGTGMRNALFIFKPEPPSTTAVDLHTDECSDFCLLLYAWKLE
- the LOC8056149 gene encoding uncharacterized protein LOC8056149 isoform X1, with product MAKPGILGRSSAQKSNEGMRIIFSAVVGVMLGYLFGISFPTVNITKLHFPSSIISYIEDRNSGITTQTLLNHAWTSAATHKKNNSASNSDEIPKIYVPTNPKGAERLPPGIVVSETDLYLRRLWGEPSEDLTSKPRYLVTFTVGYAQKANIDAAVRKFSENFTIMLFHYDDRITEWDEFEWSKRAIHVSVRKQTKWWYAKRFLHPDIVARYDYIFIWDEDLGVEHFNAEAYIGLVRKHGLEISQPGLEPDKGLTWQMTKRIGDQEVHKVTEERPGWCSDPHLPPCAAFVEIMATVFSRDAWRCVWHMIQNDLVHGWGLDFALRKCVEPAHEKIGVVDSQWIVHQVVPSLGNQGKAENGKAPWEGVRARCRKEWGIFQTRLTDAEKAYYLAQGITPPKSTVT
- the LOC8056149 gene encoding uncharacterized protein LOC8056149 isoform X2, encoding MAKPGILGRSAQKSNEGMRIIFSAVVGVMLGYLFGISFPTVNITKLHFPSSIISYIEDRNSGITTQTLLNHAWTSAATHKKNNSASNSDEIPKIYVPTNPKGAERLPPGIVVSETDLYLRRLWGEPSEDLTSKPRYLVTFTVGYAQKANIDAAVRKFSENFTIMLFHYDDRITEWDEFEWSKRAIHVSVRKQTKWWYAKRFLHPDIVARYDYIFIWDEDLGVEHFNAEAYIGLVRKHGLEISQPGLEPDKGLTWQMTKRIGDQEVHKVTEERPGWCSDPHLPPCAAFVEIMATVFSRDAWRCVWHMIQNDLVHGWGLDFALRKCVEPAHEKIGVVDSQWIVHQVVPSLGNQGKAENGKAPWEGVRARCRKEWGIFQTRLTDAEKAYYLAQGITPPKSTVT
- the LOC8078713 gene encoding glycine-rich cell wall structural protein 1.8; its protein translation is MDSLVKCGNGYGGYGYGYGYGYGNSKPQMNYNRQNTESVTTVVTEINRMTVNDKPSCYGGGGDVQKQACKVEAFEEHDEAYNGAVAVQKHSFKEEKEERYGAAAVKKHDEYKEEKYGEVIDAEYGAHYGGGAAALKKQQGYGYKQEAYGETEGAAGYGGAHYGAGGMKQGYNYKQEAYGDTEAAAGYGGAHYGAGGGVKKQGGYSYTQEACGESNAGYGAHHGGAGAAVQTYAYDQQAAYGGAVGAAVQQQAYKHKDAASKMNGSQQKMYGYGEAAVDAAGAGYGAHCGGGGVQQQHGYQKDAYGYGAAAGGKVKKNGYQYQEAYGRSDAGGYGAHYGGAGGGAVQQYGYQQKDAYGGATAGGKVKKTGYQYQEAYGGTGAGAGGYGAHYGGGAAAVQKHHGYMQDVYESETESESDESDCDEAFPPRGGVQHSYGAYKQEKHHGAGNLGGVRRYESYETREELGGGRRYESYQSSVQYTGGSGGGGGSGYATCSPIKNRHLLRYGA